Proteins from a single region of Acidovorax sp. NCPPB 3576:
- a CDS encoding FadR/GntR family transcriptional regulator, with protein MATPIKGLPAFPAPSESQALILSAPPVRRARGLTNAVVEDFSGKIRDRLLTPGDKLPTESEIMRAHDVSRTVVREALSKLQAAGLVETRHGIGTFVLPPRAGGVFRLDPSELTASVDVLAVLELRISLETESAGLAAMRRSETHLQAMRQALDDFERNVAMGGDTVGHDFRFHLQIAEATGNPYFADIMNHLGTTLIPRTRISGIRNAVRGHEYLSRVNREHEEIYSAIARKDPESARAAMRIHLTNSRERLRLAQEAAKTPAAPADGALATPEA; from the coding sequence ATGGCCACACCGATAAAGGGATTACCCGCATTCCCCGCACCCAGCGAATCGCAGGCCCTGATTCTGTCCGCGCCGCCCGTCCGGCGTGCCCGTGGATTGACCAATGCGGTGGTGGAAGACTTCTCGGGAAAGATCCGCGACCGGCTGCTCACGCCGGGCGACAAACTGCCCACCGAATCCGAAATCATGCGGGCCCACGACGTGAGCCGCACCGTGGTGCGCGAGGCCCTGTCCAAGCTGCAGGCGGCCGGCCTGGTCGAGACGCGGCACGGCATCGGCACCTTCGTGCTGCCGCCGCGTGCCGGTGGCGTGTTCCGGCTGGACCCGTCCGAGCTGACCGCGTCCGTGGACGTTCTGGCGGTGCTGGAGTTGCGCATCAGCCTGGAAACCGAATCGGCGGGCCTGGCGGCCATGCGCCGCAGCGAAACCCACCTGCAGGCCATGCGCCAGGCGCTGGACGACTTCGAACGCAATGTGGCCATGGGCGGCGACACGGTGGGGCATGACTTCCGCTTTCACCTGCAGATCGCCGAGGCCACGGGAAACCCGTACTTCGCCGACATCATGAACCACCTGGGCACCACGCTGATCCCGCGCACCCGCATCTCGGGCATCCGCAACGCGGTGCGGGGCCACGAATACCTGAGCCGGGTGAACCGCGAGCACGAAGAGATCTATTCGGCCATCGCCCGCAAGGACCCCGAGTCGGCGCGCGCGGCCATGCGCATCCACCTGACCAACAGCCGCGAGCGCCTGCGCCTGGCGCAGGAAGCAGCCAAAACCCCTGCAGCCCCGGCGGACGGCGCACTCGCCACTCCCGAAGCGTAA
- a CDS encoding Bug family tripartite tricarboxylate transporter substrate binding protein, translated as MTLNRRHAMVYGAAALASTTAMGQTANWPTKTLRLIVPYPPGGSSDIIARAISQPLSDLLKQNVIVENKPGANGNLGADFVAKAQPDGYTMLLCDVGALAISPSVYTKLPFNPSKDLRGATMLAYSPHMLVVHPSVPANNLKELIALSKTADLNFAVTATGSAPHLAGVALERASGARWQYVPYKGGVTAIQDTMAGQTQVLMNGMLATLPHVQSGKLKVLALSKATRMPLLADVPTIAEQGIPGFESGTWQGILVPRGTPDPIVQRLNTALISVIRTPEIRSRLAGQGAEVVTMASAEQDKFFEKERARWASVVSAAQIRLD; from the coding sequence ATGACTTTGAACCGCCGCCACGCCATGGTCTACGGCGCCGCCGCCCTGGCCAGCACCACCGCCATGGGCCAGACCGCCAATTGGCCCACCAAAACGTTGCGCCTCATCGTGCCTTACCCGCCCGGCGGGAGTTCGGACATCATCGCGCGGGCCATCAGCCAGCCGCTGTCGGACCTGCTCAAGCAGAACGTCATCGTGGAAAACAAGCCCGGCGCCAACGGCAACCTGGGCGCCGACTTCGTGGCCAAGGCGCAGCCCGACGGCTACACCATGCTGCTGTGCGACGTGGGGGCGCTGGCCATCAGCCCCTCGGTCTATACCAAGCTGCCATTCAACCCCTCCAAGGACCTGCGTGGCGCGACCATGCTGGCCTATTCGCCGCACATGCTGGTGGTACACCCTTCTGTGCCGGCCAACAACCTGAAGGAATTGATCGCCCTGTCCAAGACGGCGGACCTGAATTTCGCCGTGACCGCCACGGGCAGCGCACCGCACCTGGCCGGCGTGGCGCTGGAACGTGCCAGCGGCGCCCGCTGGCAATACGTGCCTTACAAGGGCGGCGTGACCGCGATCCAGGACACGATGGCCGGCCAGACGCAGGTGCTGATGAACGGCATGCTCGCCACCCTGCCCCACGTGCAGAGCGGCAAGCTCAAGGTGCTGGCGCTGTCCAAGGCCACCCGCATGCCGCTGCTGGCCGATGTACCCACCATTGCCGAGCAGGGCATCCCCGGCTTCGAGTCCGGCACCTGGCAAGGCATCCTCGTGCCGCGCGGCACGCCCGATCCGATCGTGCAGCGCTTGAACACGGCCCTCATCTCCGTCATCCGCACGCCGGAAATCCGCTCCCGCCTGGCGGGCCAGGGCGCCGAGGTCGTGACCATGGCCTCCGCCGAGCAAGACAAGTTCTTCGAGAAGGAGCGCGCACGCTGGGCCAGTGTGGTGTCGGCGGCGCAGATCCGGCTCGACTGA
- the kdgD gene encoding 5-dehydro-4-deoxyglucarate dehydratase, with the protein MQPQELKTIMGSGLLSFPLTDFDAQGQFNAKGYAERLEWLAPYGASALFAAGGTGEFFSLTADEYPGIIKTAVDTCRGKVPIIAGAGGPTRFAIQCAQAAEKAGAHGILLLPHYLTEAGQEGLAAHVEEVCKSVKFGVIVYNRGQSRFAPETLARLAERNANLVGFKDGVGDIELMNSIYMKMGDRFAYLGGLPTAEVYAAAYKALGTPVYSSAVFNFIPKTAMDFYKAVANDDLATQHHLLREFFMPYLELRNRMAGYAVSIVKAGAKIVGHDAGPVRAPLTDLKPGEVEELKALIDKLGPQ; encoded by the coding sequence ATGCAACCTCAAGAACTCAAGACCATCATGGGCTCCGGCCTCCTGTCGTTCCCGCTCACGGACTTCGACGCCCAGGGCCAATTCAACGCCAAGGGCTACGCGGAGCGCCTGGAATGGCTGGCCCCCTACGGTGCCAGCGCTTTGTTCGCGGCAGGCGGCACGGGTGAGTTCTTCTCGCTCACGGCGGACGAGTACCCCGGCATCATCAAAACCGCGGTGGACACCTGCCGCGGCAAGGTGCCGATCATCGCTGGCGCGGGTGGCCCCACGCGCTTTGCCATCCAGTGCGCCCAGGCGGCCGAGAAGGCCGGCGCCCACGGCATCCTGCTGCTGCCCCACTACCTGACGGAAGCCGGCCAGGAAGGCCTGGCCGCGCACGTCGAAGAGGTGTGCAAGAGCGTGAAATTCGGCGTGATCGTCTACAACCGTGGCCAGAGCCGCTTCGCCCCCGAGACGCTGGCTCGCCTGGCCGAGCGCAACGCCAACCTGGTGGGATTCAAGGACGGCGTGGGCGACATCGAGCTGATGAACTCCATCTACATGAAGATGGGCGACCGCTTCGCCTACCTGGGCGGCCTGCCGACCGCCGAGGTGTATGCCGCTGCCTACAAGGCGCTGGGCACGCCGGTGTATTCGTCGGCCGTGTTCAACTTCATCCCCAAGACGGCGATGGACTTCTACAAGGCCGTGGCCAACGACGATCTGGCGACCCAGCACCACCTGCTGCGCGAATTCTTCATGCCTTACCTCGAACTGCGCAACCGCATGGCAGGCTATGCGGTCAGCATCGTCAAGGCCGGCGCGAAGATCGTCGGCCACGATGCGGGCCCCGTGCGCGCTCCGCTCACCGACCTCAAGCCCGGCGAAGTGGAGGAACTCAAGGCACTCATCGACAAGCTCGGCCCTCAGTAA
- a CDS encoding nuclear transport factor 2 family protein, whose product MYKKLLLAAATAVTILALGGCATAPASAGADAQQSVATAAERLRIAMIDPSPAALNQLVADDLSYGHSGGRVDTKASFISDLLDGKSDFVTIVISDQTIKVVGDAAIVRHTLTADTNDSGKPGKVQIKILGVWQKQGADWKLLARQAVRAAS is encoded by the coding sequence ATGTACAAGAAGCTATTGCTCGCCGCGGCCACCGCCGTCACCATCCTGGCCCTGGGCGGCTGCGCCACGGCGCCGGCCAGCGCGGGCGCCGATGCACAGCAGTCGGTCGCCACCGCTGCCGAGCGGCTGCGCATCGCCATGATCGACCCCTCCCCAGCCGCCTTGAACCAACTCGTCGCCGACGACCTGAGCTACGGCCATTCGGGGGGCCGGGTGGACACCAAGGCCAGCTTCATCAGCGACCTGCTGGACGGCAAATCGGACTTCGTCACCATCGTCATCAGCGACCAGACCATCAAGGTGGTCGGGGATGCGGCCATCGTGCGCCACACCCTGACGGCCGACACCAACGACTCGGGTAAGCCCGGCAAGGTCCAGATCAAGATCCTGGGCGTCTGGCAAAAGCAAGGCGCCGACTGGAAACTGCTGGCCCGCCAGGCCGTCCGCGCGGCATCCTGA
- a CDS encoding 2-hydroxyacid dehydrogenase, protein MSTTPRPRLLQIARLPLPALEADLAAQFDVTCLADQPDPAAFLAERGAEFTGVVTSASIGLKRDVIEALPHLKVISSFGVGFDALDIAAARSRGIQVGYTPGVLNDCVADLAFALLLDVSRGVSASDRFVRRGDWPTARFAPQTRVSGKRLGLVGMGRIGLAVAERASGFRMEVGYHNRRPSSDSTLPYFDSLMELARWSDYLVLTVAGGAETRHLVDRAVLDALGPRGFLINVARGTVVDEAALIDALAERRIAGAGLDVFENEPSVPAALQALDNVVLTPHTASATHETRRAMADMVLDNLHAFYATGAVRAPVPGK, encoded by the coding sequence ATGAGCACCACACCCCGGCCCCGCCTTTTGCAAATCGCCCGCCTGCCGCTGCCAGCGCTCGAAGCCGATCTGGCCGCGCAGTTCGACGTGACTTGCCTGGCAGACCAACCCGACCCCGCCGCTTTTCTTGCCGAACGGGGCGCCGAGTTCACTGGCGTTGTCACCTCCGCCTCCATCGGCCTGAAGCGGGACGTGATCGAGGCCTTGCCGCATCTCAAGGTCATCAGCAGCTTCGGCGTGGGGTTCGATGCGCTGGACATCGCGGCGGCCAGGTCGCGCGGCATCCAGGTGGGCTACACCCCAGGGGTTTTGAACGACTGCGTGGCCGACCTGGCCTTTGCACTTTTGCTGGATGTGTCGCGTGGCGTCAGCGCCAGCGACCGCTTCGTGCGGCGCGGCGATTGGCCCACCGCCCGGTTCGCGCCGCAAACCCGGGTGTCCGGCAAGCGCTTGGGGCTCGTCGGCATGGGCCGCATCGGGCTGGCCGTGGCCGAGCGCGCATCGGGCTTTCGCATGGAGGTGGGCTACCACAACCGCCGCCCCAGCAGCGACTCCACCCTTCCCTATTTCGACTCCCTGATGGAGCTGGCCCGATGGTCTGACTACTTGGTTCTGACCGTGGCCGGCGGCGCGGAAACCCGCCATCTGGTCGATCGCGCCGTACTGGACGCCCTCGGGCCCCGTGGCTTTCTGATCAACGTGGCGCGCGGCACCGTGGTCGATGAGGCCGCATTGATCGACGCCCTGGCAGAACGCCGCATCGCCGGTGCGGGCCTCGATGTGTTCGAGAACGAACCATCGGTGCCTGCAGCGCTGCAAGCGCTGGACAACGTGGTCTTGACACCGCACACCGCCAGCGCCACCCACGAAACCCGCCGCGCCATGGCCGACATGGTGCTGGACAACCTGCATGCCTTCTATGCCACGGGGGCGGTCCGCGCCCCGGTGCCGGGCAAGTAA
- a CDS encoding enolase C-terminal domain-like protein, whose translation MPTANPTPTVTEVRVIPVAGRDGMLLNLSGAHAPFFTRNLFILTDSAGRTGVGEVPGGEKIRQALEDARPLLVGQPVGNHLALLQRVQAALAGRDTGGRGLQTFDLRIAIHAVTAVESALLDLLGQHLGVPVAALLGEGQQRDQVEMLGYLFFVGDSGKTDLPYVHAQDVDAPESDWSRVRHLEALTPETIVRQAEAAHARYGFNDFKLKGGVLRGEDEVLAIRALHERFPKARVTLDPNGGWLLKDAVRLCRDLHDVIAYAEDPCGAEDGFSGREIMAEFRRATGLPTATNMVATDWRQMVHALSLQSVDIPLADPHFWTMAGSVRVAQTCRDWGLTWGSHSNNHFDVSLAMFTHVAAAAPGKVTAIDTHWIWQDGQGLTQAPLQIVDGHVAVPTAPGLGVQLDMAAVERAHQLYLEHGLGARDDSIAMQYLHAGWSFDPKRPCLVR comes from the coding sequence ATGCCCACAGCCAACCCTACCCCGACCGTCACCGAAGTACGCGTCATTCCGGTCGCCGGTCGCGACGGCATGCTGCTCAATCTGAGCGGCGCCCATGCCCCGTTCTTCACGCGCAATCTGTTCATCCTGACCGACAGTGCCGGGCGCACGGGTGTGGGCGAAGTACCCGGCGGCGAAAAGATCCGCCAGGCCCTGGAAGACGCGCGCCCGCTGCTCGTCGGTCAGCCGGTGGGCAACCATCTGGCACTGCTCCAGCGGGTGCAGGCCGCATTGGCAGGGCGCGATACCGGCGGGCGTGGCCTGCAGACGTTCGATCTGCGCATCGCCATCCATGCCGTCACCGCCGTGGAGTCCGCCTTGCTCGACCTCCTGGGCCAGCACCTGGGAGTGCCGGTGGCCGCATTGCTTGGCGAAGGCCAGCAGCGGGACCAGGTGGAAATGCTGGGCTATCTTTTTTTCGTGGGCGATTCTGGAAAAACGGATCTGCCTTACGTTCACGCCCAGGATGTCGACGCACCGGAGAGCGACTGGAGCCGCGTGCGCCATCTGGAGGCGCTCACGCCCGAGACCATCGTGCGCCAGGCCGAGGCGGCGCATGCACGCTATGGTTTCAACGATTTCAAACTCAAAGGAGGTGTGCTGCGCGGCGAGGATGAAGTCCTGGCCATCCGGGCATTGCACGAGCGCTTTCCTAAAGCGCGGGTCACGCTCGACCCCAACGGAGGCTGGCTGCTCAAGGATGCCGTTCGCCTGTGCCGTGACCTGCATGACGTGATCGCCTATGCGGAAGACCCTTGCGGGGCCGAAGACGGCTTCTCCGGCCGCGAGATCATGGCCGAGTTCCGCCGCGCCACCGGGCTGCCCACCGCCACCAACATGGTGGCCACCGACTGGCGCCAGATGGTGCATGCCCTTTCGCTGCAGTCGGTGGACATTCCCCTGGCCGATCCGCACTTCTGGACCATGGCCGGTTCGGTGCGCGTGGCCCAGACCTGCCGCGACTGGGGCTTGACCTGGGGTTCGCATTCCAACAACCACTTCGACGTGTCGCTGGCGATGTTCACCCATGTGGCAGCTGCGGCGCCCGGCAAGGTGACGGCCATCGACACGCACTGGATCTGGCAGGACGGCCAGGGGCTCACCCAGGCGCCGCTGCAGATCGTGGACGGTCATGTGGCCGTGCCCACCGCCCCGGGCCTGGGCGTGCAGCTCGACATGGCCGCGGTGGAGCGCGCACATCAGCTCTACCTGGAGCACGGCCTCGGTGCCCGCGACGACAGCATTGCAATGCAATACCTTCACGCCGGCTGGTCGTTCGATCCCAAACGCCCCTGTCTGGTCCGCTGA
- a CDS encoding RNA polymerase sigma factor, translating to MAALSFPDDSADLELLHGIASGDRAALASLYRAYHRRLCQFLTRLTRRAELIEEIINDCFWIVWQKAGSFREESKVSTWIMGIAYRCGLKALRQDGGLDTLSMTEEDMEVQPDLSTDPGEARELRNWLDKGMEKLSVDQRLVLELAYAGGHSLEEIAVITQSPVGTVKARMFHARLKLRNLLPLLANRSTAQ from the coding sequence ATGGCTGCCCTTTCCTTTCCCGACGATTCGGCCGATCTCGAACTGCTGCATGGCATAGCCTCGGGTGATCGCGCCGCTTTGGCTTCGTTGTACCGGGCCTACCACCGCCGGCTGTGCCAGTTCCTGACCCGCCTGACTCGCCGGGCCGAATTGATCGAAGAAATCATCAACGATTGCTTCTGGATCGTCTGGCAAAAAGCGGGCAGCTTCCGGGAAGAGTCGAAAGTTTCCACCTGGATCATGGGCATCGCCTATCGCTGCGGATTGAAAGCGCTGCGCCAGGATGGTGGCCTGGATACGCTGTCCATGACAGAAGAAGACATGGAAGTCCAGCCCGATCTGTCCACCGACCCTGGCGAGGCCAGGGAGCTGCGCAATTGGCTCGACAAGGGCATGGAGAAGCTTTCGGTGGACCAGCGATTGGTGCTGGAGCTTGCCTACGCGGGCGGGCATTCGCTGGAAGAGATTGCCGTGATCACCCAATCACCCGTTGGCACGGTGAAGGCGCGCATGTTCCATGCCCGTTTGAAGCTGCGCAACCTGCTGCCGCTCTTGGCCAACCGCAGTACCGCTCAATAG